The Clostridium aceticum genomic interval TAGGAGAAGATCCTGATAGAGAAGGATTAATAGATACACCAAAACGTATTGCTAGAATGTATGAAGAGATATTTATGGGGTTAGAGGCTGACCCTAAAGAACATTTAGACATCTATTTTCAAGATGAAAAACATGAGGAGCTGGTTTTAGTAAAGGATATATCTTTTTATTCTTCATGCGAACACCATTTGGTACCTTTTTACGGAAAAGCCCATGTAGGGTATATTCCTAAAGATGGTAAACTAACAGGCTTAAGCAAACTAGCTAGGGTAGTGGATACTATAGCGAGAAGACCTCAACTTCAGGAAAGACTGACTTCTATGATTGCTGATACGATTGTTGAAAAGTTACAGCCTCAAGGAGTAATCGTTGTAGTAGAAGCAGAGCATATGTGCATGACCATGAGGGGCGTAAAAAAACCTGGAGCCAAAACCCTAACCTCTGTAGTAAGAGGTGTTTTTCAAAAAGATGCAAAAGCAAGAGCAGAAGCCATGGCATTAATTGACTTTGGTAGGTAAATTGGAGGTTGTTTCAGATGCAAAATATTCAATACTATCCAAATAGAAAAATAGAATTAAATTGTGGACAGTACACATTGATGTTGGGGTCTAAGACCTATGTCATGGGCATTTTAAATGTAACACCAGATTCTTTTTCAGATGGTGGAAATTATCTGAATGTTGAGAAGGCTATAATACATGCACAAAAAATGGTGCTTGAGGGTGCGGATATTATAGATATAGGGGGAGAGTCTACTAGACCAGGAGCTGGTGAGGTTTCTGCTGATGTAGAACTTAGCAGGCTCCTTCCAGTACTAGAAAGGCTGGTAAAGGAAGTGAAGGTTCCTATATCTGTAGATACCTATAAGGCGGAGGTAGCAGAAAAAGTGCTACAGGCGGGTGCGCATATCATCAATGATGTATGGGGTTTACAGAGAGACTTGGATATGGCAGGTGTTATTGCAAAATACGACGTTCCTGTTATTGTTATGCATAATCAATCAGGAACAAAATATGACAAAGATATTATGGAGTCTATCAGTGACTTCTTTAAAAAATCTATTAACATGGCTTTGGAAGCTGGAGTAAAAAAAGAAAAGATTATTCTAGACCCAGGAATAGGGTTTGGAAAAAACCCTGAGCAAAACATGGAAATCATGGCTAGATTAGGAGAGTTTAATGCACTAGGTCATTCTATTCTATTAGGTACTTCAAGAAAATCTATGATAGGGAAAATTTTAGATTTGCCTCCAGAGCAAAGAGTAGAAGGAACATTAGCTACATCTGTCATGGGTATTGTACAAGGTGTTGATATTATTCGTGTACATGATATTGTAGAAAATGTAAGAACGGTTAAGGTCACTGATGCGATCGTGAGGTTAAAACAACATGGATAAAATACTTTTAAAAAACTTAGGATTTTATGGTTATCACGGAGTATTGCCAGAGGAGAATGTTCTAGGACAAAAGTTTTTTTTAGACATTGAGTTGTATGTTGATTTAAAAACGGCAGGAAGCAGTGATGATGTTGAAGATACTGTTAATTATGCCGAAGTGTATAATATAGCAAAAGATATTGTAGAAAATAAAAAGTTTCAATTAATAGAAGCCTTGGGAGAAAATATAGCCAATGCTGTTTTGAGCCAATTCCCTGTGGTAAAGGAGATTTTAATTACTATACGAAAACCAGAAGCACCTGTCAGGGGAATCTATGATTATTTTGGTATAGAAATAAGGAGAAAGTCAAATGGCTAAAGGGTATTTAGGTTTGGGAAGCAATATGGGGGATAAAAAAGAATATTTAGATCAAGCGGTGGAGCAAATCAATCAACACCCATCCATTACTGTCACAAAGGTATCCTCTTACTATGAAACAGATCCTGTAGGATATACGGATCAAGATGTGTTTTTAAATGTAGTTGTAGAGATTGATACAGACCTACCTCCCTATGAGTTGTTGTCCTACTGCAATGAGATTGAAGAAATACTACAACGAAAAAGGCTTATAAGGTGGGGTCCAAGAACTATAGATGTAGATGTTCTACTCTATGAAGACTATACTTCTAATGATGAAAAGTTAACTGTACCTCATCCTCGTATGTGGGAAAGGGCTTTTGTAATGATTCCTCTCTATGAAATTGCAAAAGATATTACCAACAATGGCGAGCATATAGAGGAAATAATAAAAAACCTTTGTAAAGAAGGAATTAGGAAGGTTGACTATGGCGGATAAAAAAATTTTAACCGGTGAAAAGAGAACAGTACAGGTTGGAAAGATAAAATTTGGTGAAGATCATCCTCCGGTATATATAGCAGGACCTTGTGCTGTGGAATCAAAGCAGCAGATCATGGAAACTGCCGCTGCGTTAAAGGAAATAGGTGTAGATGTTTTAAGAGGAGGAGTTTTTAAGCCTCGCACTAGTCCCTATGCTTTTCAAGGTCTAGGCAGAGAAGGGTTAGAGTATTTAAAAGAGGCGGCAGAGGTTGTTGGTTTGCCCATCATAACAGAACTAATGGATGAAAGTCATATGGAGGTTGTATCGGAGTACGCTGATATCATCCAGGTAGGATCAAGAAATATGTTTAACTACTCTTTATTAAAATCATTAGGTAATGTCAATAAACCAATCTTTTTAAAAAGAGGTATGTGTGCTACGATAAATGAATGGATAATGGCGGCTGAGTACATTGCTGCCCATGGTAATCAAGACATTATTTTGTGTGAGAGAGGCATCCGAGGTTTTGATAATTATACTAGAAATACACTAGACTTAGCTGCTGTACCTATTATGCAAAAAGAGACAGGTCTGCCGGTGGTTGTAGACCCTAGTCATGCTACAGGTATTAGAGAGTTGATAGCACCCATGTCAAAGGCTGCTTTAGCCTGTGGGGCTAATGGTTTAATGATAGAGGTTCACCCTAACCCTTCTTGTGCTTTAAGCGATGGGCCGCAGTCATTGAACTTCCAAGAGTATCAACAATTACGACAAAGTTTATAACTTGCTTCTATAAAAGTCATATATATAAATATATGGCTTTTATTTTATACCAATAAGAAATTATAAATTTGTTATATCAATGATGGTATCACGACAAAAAAGTCTCATCTAAATCTTTTCGTAACACTCTTCTTGTAATTGAATACTATACTAAATATAGAGAACTTTCGGGGAATCGGGGATAAAAATATTAAAGAGGTGATTCGTTGAATGATTCAAGAAGAGAGCAGAGGGAAAATAGTCACAAGAAAGTTAATAAGACATAGGGTGAGCTTAACTTATCCTGAGGTAATAGACTTAGAAGATAAAGAAGTGGAGAAAACAATTAATGACTTTATCCAAGAAGAAATATACAAAATGATTATAGAGCAGGGGTATGAGGAAGATTATACAAAAGAGTTTTGGGGAGAATATAAAGTAAAGCTTAAGGAAGCTAATATCTTAAGTATGTTAGTATACATTAATTCTTATTCGAAAGGAGCAGCCCATGGATTAACTGCAGTGAAGGCAATTAATGTGGACCTAAGCACTGGGAAAGTCTATGATCTACAGGACTTGTTTATAAAGAACAGTGATTATATCGAAAAAATTAATGAAGTGATAAAGGAAGAAATTATTGAAAAGAATATACCACTTTTAGTTGAATTTGAAACAATCGATAAAAAACAAGATTTTTATTTAACTAAGGATCATCTAACTATATTTTTTCAACTATATGAGTATACTCCCTATGCCTACGGTATACCAGAGTTTGAAATCCCCTACACCGTTTTGGCATCTACTATTGAGGAGAGCAATCCTATGAAGGCTTTTATTCAGTGAAGCTATTTATAGATAACCAATTTTATATCTTAACAAAATAAGACCTCCTGCGGTTTGAGAAATGAACACTGTAGTCATTTCCTGCAAATGCATCCAGAATGAATTTTCTTAAGCTTGTAGTTGGTTATCTATAAATAAATTATTGCTTATATGACACATAAAAAATATCTGTACAACTTAAGTAAAATAATTTCACATTGGACAGGGAGACAGAAAAATTGTCTCCCTGTCATACATTTTTGAAAAATCATTATAGAGTATACAATGAATAGAGGATAGATACAATAATGAATATAGAGAGATTGAAATTTTATTTATCATATAAAAGGCAGGTATTGTTATGGATAAACCGAAAAAGGAAACACAGGTAATCGTTGGGATGTCTGGGGGAGTAGACTCCTCCGTGGCAGCTTTGTTGCTTAAGGAAGAGGGATATCATGTCATCGGAATATTTATGAAAAATTGGGAGGAAACTGATGAGTTTGGATACTGTACAGCATCAGAAGATTACGAAGATGTAAGACGAGTATGTGATTATATAGGTATTCCTTATTACACTGTAAATTTTGAAAAAGAATATTGGGATAAAGTATTTGCTTATTTTTTAGAAGAGTATAAAAAAGGACGAACACCTAATCCTGATGTGATGTGCAATAAGGAAATAAAATTCAAAGAATTTCTTCAACATGCTATCAAACTTGGCGGTGATTTCCTTGCAACAGGACATTATGCACAAATCGATTATAGGGAGGGAGAATATAGACTTTTAAGGGGGAAGGATGAAAACAAAGATCAAACCTACTTTTTAAACACATTAGGTCAATATCAGCTTTCTAAAGCAATGTTTCCTATAGGAAAATTGACAAAGGAAGAAGTAAGGAGCATTGCAGAGAAAAAAGGATTGCCTACAGCTAAAAAGAAGGATAGTACAGGAATTTGTTTTATCGGTGAAAGAAACTTCAAAGAGTTTTTAAGCAGATATTTACCAGCCCAACCAGGAGAAATAAGAAGTCTATCTGGTGAAATAAAGGGTCGGCATGATGGTCTTATGTATTATACCCTTGGACAAAGAAAAGGCCTAGGCATAGGGGGAAGTGGCTCAGGAGAGCCATGGTTTGTGGCTGAGAAGGATTTGAAAAATAATATATTGTATGTTGTTCAGGGGGAAGAGCATCCTGCTTTATATACCTATGGATTATTGGCAAGTGACCTACACTGGGTAAGCGAAAAAGAAAAGCCTAAAACGATAGAATGCACTGCAAAATTTCGCTATAGACAACAGGATCAAAGAGTTGTAGTAAATATTACAGGAGAGGGTAGCTGCAAAGTAACTTTTAAAGAACCTCAAAAAGCTGTAACGCCAGGGCAAGCAGTTGTTTTCTATGATGATGAGGTTTGTTTAGGAGGGGCAACTATTGATAAAACCTTTAAAAAACATGAGTTGGTCTAAGGATTGTTTTGTCTTATACAGTAGACTTTGGTAAAATAATACATATAGCAAAGGGGGGGGATATTATGCAAATACTAAAAAATGAGGAAATGAGAAAGTTAGATGAACTGGCTATACATACTTATAAAATCCCAGGAATTATTTTGATGGAAAATGCCGGTA includes:
- the mnmA gene encoding tRNA 2-thiouridine(34) synthase MnmA — translated: MDKPKKETQVIVGMSGGVDSSVAALLLKEEGYHVIGIFMKNWEETDEFGYCTASEDYEDVRRVCDYIGIPYYTVNFEKEYWDKVFAYFLEEYKKGRTPNPDVMCNKEIKFKEFLQHAIKLGGDFLATGHYAQIDYREGEYRLLRGKDENKDQTYFLNTLGQYQLSKAMFPIGKLTKEEVRSIAEKKGLPTAKKKDSTGICFIGERNFKEFLSRYLPAQPGEIRSLSGEIKGRHDGLMYYTLGQRKGLGIGGSGSGEPWFVAEKDLKNNILYVVQGEEHPALYTYGLLASDLHWVSEKEKPKTIECTAKFRYRQQDQRVVVNITGEGSCKVTFKEPQKAVTPGQAVVFYDDEVCLGGATIDKTFKKHELV
- the folK gene encoding 2-amino-4-hydroxy-6-hydroxymethyldihydropteridine diphosphokinase, whose translation is MAKGYLGLGSNMGDKKEYLDQAVEQINQHPSITVTKVSSYYETDPVGYTDQDVFLNVVVEIDTDLPPYELLSYCNEIEEILQRKRLIRWGPRTIDVDVLLYEDYTSNDEKLTVPHPRMWERAFVMIPLYEIAKDITNNGEHIEEIIKNLCKEGIRKVDYGG
- a CDS encoding DUF3298 and DUF4163 domain-containing protein gives rise to the protein MIQEESRGKIVTRKLIRHRVSLTYPEVIDLEDKEVEKTINDFIQEEIYKMIIEQGYEEDYTKEFWGEYKVKLKEANILSMLVYINSYSKGAAHGLTAVKAINVDLSTGKVYDLQDLFIKNSDYIEKINEVIKEEIIEKNIPLLVEFETIDKKQDFYLTKDHLTIFFQLYEYTPYAYGIPEFEIPYTVLASTIEESNPMKAFIQ
- the aroF gene encoding 3-deoxy-7-phosphoheptulonate synthase, producing MADKKILTGEKRTVQVGKIKFGEDHPPVYIAGPCAVESKQQIMETAAALKEIGVDVLRGGVFKPRTSPYAFQGLGREGLEYLKEAAEVVGLPIITELMDESHMEVVSEYADIIQVGSRNMFNYSLLKSLGNVNKPIFLKRGMCATINEWIMAAEYIAAHGNQDIILCERGIRGFDNYTRNTLDLAAVPIMQKETGLPVVVDPSHATGIRELIAPMSKAALACGANGLMIEVHPNPSCALSDGPQSLNFQEYQQLRQSL
- the folE gene encoding GTP cyclohydrolase I FolE; translation: MDKPKIERAIRDILEAIGEDPDREGLIDTPKRIARMYEEIFMGLEADPKEHLDIYFQDEKHEELVLVKDISFYSSCEHHLVPFYGKAHVGYIPKDGKLTGLSKLARVVDTIARRPQLQERLTSMIADTIVEKLQPQGVIVVVEAEHMCMTMRGVKKPGAKTLTSVVRGVFQKDAKARAEAMALIDFGR
- the folP gene encoding dihydropteroate synthase, which codes for MQNIQYYPNRKIELNCGQYTLMLGSKTYVMGILNVTPDSFSDGGNYLNVEKAIIHAQKMVLEGADIIDIGGESTRPGAGEVSADVELSRLLPVLERLVKEVKVPISVDTYKAEVAEKVLQAGAHIINDVWGLQRDLDMAGVIAKYDVPVIVMHNQSGTKYDKDIMESISDFFKKSINMALEAGVKKEKIILDPGIGFGKNPEQNMEIMARLGEFNALGHSILLGTSRKSMIGKILDLPPEQRVEGTLATSVMGIVQGVDIIRVHDIVENVRTVKVTDAIVRLKQHG
- the folB gene encoding dihydroneopterin aldolase, with the protein product MDKILLKNLGFYGYHGVLPEENVLGQKFFLDIELYVDLKTAGSSDDVEDTVNYAEVYNIAKDIVENKKFQLIEALGENIANAVLSQFPVVKEILITIRKPEAPVRGIYDYFGIEIRRKSNG